In the genome of Kitasatospora cineracea, one region contains:
- the aspT gene encoding aspartate-alanine antiporter: protein MDWITDHVFKPYPELLIFLTVAIGFLVGRLHWKAIGLGAVTGCLVAGLFTGWLTDVEVNGTVKSVFFIMFLFALGYKVGPQFFRGLRKDGLPQVAVTLAVCLSGLAICWGFAEMLGYGPGLGAGLLGGALTQSAVIGVAQDAIGGLPGLSADQITAQQNLVPIGYAVTYPLGTVLCAILLANIAPRFLHSDLAADSRELAAELDAPADDPDLSEGYYEVVLRAYTAVNGPIGSTVEQFEQRQQAAGRRVYLTRIRRDGRILDHDQQTVVERGDVLAVSALRHDLVELDPATAIGPETDDVELLGYRTEHLHVVAAEKAQLGKTIAQLRREPFMVGVFVDKVYRSGAEFPYLLTTQVERGDTLLLSGPERLVGPAGKAIGKPVPTSFATDMTWVGLGIFLGGCIGIPALTLGGVPISLSTSGGALIMGLVFGWIRGKYPTFGNVPPGAQWFMDTFGLCAFVAIVGINAGPSFTSGLSQAGWGLLLWGAVATVVPLVVGLLVGHFVFRMRPPILMGVVAGAQTTTAAIGAVNEASRSQIPTLGYTIPYAAGNVLLTIWGAVIVALLG from the coding sequence GTGGACTGGATCACCGACCACGTCTTCAAGCCCTACCCCGAACTGCTGATCTTCCTGACCGTCGCGATCGGCTTCCTGGTCGGCCGGCTGCACTGGAAGGCCATCGGCCTGGGCGCCGTCACCGGCTGCCTGGTCGCCGGGCTGTTCACCGGCTGGCTCACCGACGTCGAGGTCAACGGCACCGTCAAGTCGGTGTTCTTCATCATGTTCCTGTTCGCCCTCGGCTACAAGGTCGGCCCGCAGTTCTTCCGCGGCCTCAGGAAGGACGGCCTGCCGCAGGTCGCCGTCACCCTCGCGGTCTGCCTCAGCGGCCTGGCGATCTGCTGGGGCTTCGCCGAGATGCTCGGCTACGGCCCGGGCCTGGGCGCCGGACTGCTCGGCGGCGCGCTCACCCAGTCCGCCGTGATCGGCGTCGCCCAGGACGCCATCGGCGGCCTGCCCGGCCTCAGCGCGGACCAGATCACCGCCCAGCAGAACCTCGTCCCGATCGGCTACGCCGTCACCTACCCGCTCGGCACCGTCCTGTGCGCGATCCTGCTGGCCAACATCGCCCCCCGCTTCCTGCACAGCGACCTCGCCGCCGACTCCCGCGAACTCGCCGCCGAACTCGACGCCCCCGCCGACGACCCCGACCTCTCCGAGGGCTACTACGAGGTCGTGCTGCGCGCCTACACCGCCGTCAACGGCCCGATCGGCTCCACCGTCGAGCAGTTCGAACAGCGCCAGCAGGCCGCCGGACGCCGGGTCTACCTCACCCGGATCCGCCGGGACGGCAGGATCCTCGACCACGACCAGCAGACCGTCGTCGAACGCGGCGACGTGCTCGCCGTCAGCGCGCTCCGCCACGACCTGGTCGAACTCGACCCGGCCACCGCCATCGGCCCGGAGACCGACGACGTCGAACTGCTCGGCTACCGCACCGAGCACCTGCACGTCGTCGCCGCCGAGAAGGCCCAACTCGGGAAGACCATCGCGCAGTTGCGGCGCGAGCCGTTCATGGTCGGGGTGTTCGTCGACAAGGTCTACCGCTCCGGCGCCGAGTTCCCCTATCTGCTCACCACCCAGGTCGAACGCGGCGACACCCTGCTGCTGTCCGGCCCCGAGCGGCTGGTCGGACCGGCCGGGAAGGCGATCGGCAAGCCGGTGCCGACCAGCTTCGCCACCGACATGACCTGGGTGGGCCTGGGCATCTTCCTCGGCGGCTGCATCGGCATCCCCGCGCTCACCCTCGGCGGCGTGCCGATCAGCCTCTCCACCTCCGGCGGCGCGCTGATCATGGGCCTGGTGTTCGGCTGGATCCGCGGCAAGTACCCGACCTTCGGCAACGTGCCGCCCGGCGCCCAGTGGTTCATGGACACCTTCGGCCTGTGCGCGTTCGTCGCCATCGTCGGCATCAACGCCGGGCCGAGCTTCACCAGCGGCCTCTCCCAGGCGGGTTGGGGCCTGCTGCTGTGGGGCGCCGTCGCCACCGTCGTCCCGCTGGTGGTCGGCCTGCTGGTCGGCCACTTCGTGTTCCGGATGCGCCCGCCGATCCTGATGGGCGTGGTGGCCGGCGCGCAGACCACCACCGCCGCGATCGGCGCCGTCAACGAAGCCTCCCGCAGCCAGATCCCCACGCTCGGCTACACCATCCCGTACGCCGCGGGGAACGTCCTGCTGACCATCTGGGGCGCCGTCATCGTCGCCCTGCTCGGCTAG
- the aspT gene encoding aspartate-alanine antiporter has product MSLLRENAVLALFFCLGLGYLVGKLRVGPIQLGGICGVLIVSMLVGAQHVSVNADVKNVAFALFIFSLGYIAGPQFFANMNAKGLRFGVLSVMEAVVVVLMALGIAKGFDLDVGTAAGILAGAATESAAVGTAQDAIAKLPGITADQTTQLQAHVATAYSVCYLFGLISIVLLTSQLFPMLMRIKLPEASRQVWEKMRGGDGELEAGEAPSLPALVGRTYLVSQGEGTRVSQVQERSGQLVTVEAVQRGGKKLGVDDDPVLRRGDQVLVVGRRAAVLDAGHELGPETSGVPGLDSPMAVRQIVVTNKEVAGHTLNAVRDRDHDVTGGVFLTDIQRVDHHLPAVGETEVHRGDTLTVVGARSRVEKFAGKVGATVRSDTADYIYISLGICLGVLLGKVNLHFGEVNLTLGTGGGCLISGLVFGWLRSLRPTFGAYPPAAAQTMKDLGLAMFIAVTGMAAGPDAGPLLKQYPVLLPVSGILMVVIPAFLGLFIGRRFLKIEPPILVGAIAGQQCSTPAITAVGNVAQSSVPMLGYTITYTISNFLLPLTGPLLVGLVGLGGG; this is encoded by the coding sequence ATGAGCCTCCTGCGTGAGAACGCCGTTCTCGCCCTCTTCTTCTGCCTGGGCCTGGGCTACCTGGTCGGGAAGCTGCGCGTCGGACCGATCCAACTGGGCGGCATCTGCGGCGTCCTGATCGTCTCGATGCTGGTCGGCGCCCAGCACGTCTCGGTGAACGCCGACGTCAAGAACGTGGCGTTCGCCCTGTTCATCTTCTCGCTCGGCTACATCGCCGGCCCGCAGTTCTTCGCCAACATGAACGCCAAGGGCCTGCGCTTCGGCGTGCTGTCCGTCATGGAGGCGGTCGTCGTCGTCCTGATGGCGCTCGGCATCGCCAAGGGCTTCGACCTGGACGTCGGCACCGCCGCCGGCATCCTGGCCGGCGCCGCCACCGAGTCCGCCGCCGTCGGCACCGCCCAGGACGCGATCGCCAAACTCCCCGGCATCACCGCCGACCAGACCACCCAGCTGCAGGCGCACGTCGCCACCGCCTACTCGGTCTGCTACCTGTTCGGCCTGATCAGCATCGTCCTGCTGACCAGCCAGCTGTTCCCGATGCTGATGCGGATCAAGCTGCCCGAAGCCTCCCGGCAGGTCTGGGAGAAGATGCGCGGCGGCGACGGCGAACTCGAGGCCGGCGAAGCCCCCTCGCTGCCCGCCCTGGTCGGCCGCACCTACCTGGTCTCGCAGGGCGAGGGCACCCGGGTCAGCCAGGTCCAGGAACGCTCCGGCCAGTTGGTCACCGTCGAGGCCGTCCAGCGCGGCGGCAAGAAGCTCGGCGTCGACGACGACCCGGTGCTGCGCCGCGGCGACCAGGTGCTGGTGGTCGGCCGCCGCGCCGCCGTGCTGGACGCCGGGCACGAACTCGGCCCCGAGACCAGCGGCGTCCCCGGCCTGGACAGCCCGATGGCGGTCCGCCAGATCGTGGTCACCAACAAGGAGGTCGCCGGACACACCCTCAACGCCGTCCGCGACCGGGACCACGACGTCACCGGCGGCGTCTTCCTCACCGACATCCAGCGCGTCGACCACCACCTGCCCGCCGTCGGCGAGACCGAGGTGCACCGCGGCGACACCCTCACCGTGGTCGGCGCCCGCTCCCGGGTCGAGAAGTTCGCCGGCAAGGTCGGCGCCACCGTCCGCTCCGACACCGCCGACTACATCTACATCTCGCTCGGCATCTGCCTCGGCGTCCTGCTCGGCAAGGTCAACCTCCACTTCGGCGAGGTCAACCTGACCCTCGGCACCGGCGGCGGCTGCCTGATCTCCGGCCTGGTCTTCGGCTGGCTGCGCTCGCTGCGCCCCACCTTCGGCGCCTACCCGCCCGCCGCCGCGCAGACCATGAAGGACCTCGGCCTGGCCATGTTCATCGCCGTCACCGGCATGGCCGCCGGCCCCGACGCCGGGCCGCTGCTCAAGCAGTACCCCGTGCTGCTGCCGGTCTCCGGCATCCTGATGGTGGTCATCCCGGCCTTCCTCGGCCTGTTCATCGGACGCCGCTTCCTCAAGATCGAACCGCCGATCCTGGTCGGCGCGATCGCCGGACAGCAGTGCTCCACCCCCGCCATCACCGCCGTCGGCAACGTCGCCCAGAGCAGCGTCCCGATGCTCGGCTACACCATCACCTACACCATCTCCAACTTCCTGCTGCCGCTGACCGGACCGCTGCTGGTCGGCCTGGTCGGCCTGGGCGGGGGGTGA
- a CDS encoding DUF488 domain-containing protein, which translates to MSVRVERVYEAPDGGVRVLVDRLWPRGLRKEDAHLDRWAKEVAPSTELRRWFHGPEGEYREFARRYRAELDAPGVQQELAELRELAAQDDLVLLTAVKEPEHSHVEVLLERLDRAG; encoded by the coding sequence ATGAGCGTACGGGTGGAGCGGGTGTACGAGGCGCCGGACGGCGGCGTGCGGGTGCTGGTGGACCGGCTGTGGCCGCGCGGGCTGCGCAAGGAGGACGCGCACCTGGACCGGTGGGCCAAGGAGGTGGCGCCCTCCACCGAACTGCGCCGCTGGTTCCACGGCCCCGAGGGGGAGTACCGGGAGTTCGCCCGCCGCTACCGGGCCGAACTGGACGCCCCCGGGGTGCAGCAGGAACTCGCCGAACTGCGGGAACTGGCGGCGCAGGACGACCTGGTGCTGCTGACCGCGGTCAAGGAGCCGGAGCACAGCCACGTGGAGGTGCTGCTGGAGCGTCTGGATCGAGCCGGGTGA
- a CDS encoding MMPL family transporter: MSTLLGRLGGAAAARPWRTVAAWVLLIGAIFGLAQAFGGEPRDNYRVPGTRSTAGMDLLNARFPDSSGTSARVVVHDRGGRALPAGALAGLREQLAGLPHALSVTGPIPSRAGDTALLTVGYDVKVTDFKGSAGLDALRAAARSTTDAGYQVEFGGELPENFSAPNGTAEAIGMVAALVILVLALGTVIAAGLPLLVALAGLGAGTGLITLLSAVTDISGIAPTVASMVGLGVGIDYALLLVSRHVEGLRRGLDARAAAAEANATAGSSVVVAGATVLVSLFGLKLAGLSVYASFGYATFATVGAVMAAALTLVPALAALAGPRLLRRAERRAPAAPAAPAAAGGAGARPGPTRTERWARLVGRRPVAAAVLSLAVLLGLAAPMLGMRTWPQDAGSQASGNTTRKAYDLIAGAYGPGANGPLLLAVDLRKLPESELPALEGRMAADPGVAAVQPARFNAARDAAVISVQPTTGPQDRATAKLLQRLRGGGGLPTGVEATGTVAAFSDISDRLSQRLWVVVPFVVALSLILLTVLFRAPVIAVKAAAMNLLSVAAAYGVMTAVFQHDASAGLLGLPHAVPVSSWVPILMFTVLFGLSMDYEVFLLSRVREDWLATGDARGSVVRGLSSTGRVISSAAAIMVAVFTGFAIDPDITVKMIGVGMAAAVLVDATVVRMVLVPATMTLLGHRNWWLPGWLDRLLPELRVEPGEAPAPVPQPVPA, from the coding sequence ATGTCCACACTCCTCGGCCGCCTCGGCGGGGCCGCGGCGGCCCGGCCCTGGCGCACCGTCGCGGCCTGGGTGCTGCTGATCGGCGCGATCTTCGGCTTGGCGCAGGCGTTCGGCGGGGAACCGCGGGACAACTACCGGGTGCCCGGGACGCGTTCGACCGCGGGCATGGACCTGTTGAACGCGCGGTTCCCGGACAGCTCCGGCACCAGCGCCCGGGTGGTGGTGCACGACCGGGGCGGCCGGGCGCTGCCGGCCGGGGCGCTGGCGGGGCTGCGGGAGCAGTTGGCGGGGCTGCCGCACGCGCTGTCGGTGACCGGGCCGATACCCTCGCGGGCCGGTGACACCGCGCTGCTGACGGTCGGTTACGACGTCAAGGTCACCGACTTCAAGGGCTCGGCGGGCCTGGACGCGCTGCGGGCGGCGGCCCGGTCCACCACCGACGCCGGGTACCAGGTGGAGTTCGGCGGGGAACTGCCGGAGAACTTCAGCGCGCCCAACGGCACCGCCGAGGCGATCGGCATGGTCGCCGCGCTGGTGATCCTGGTGCTCGCGCTCGGCACGGTGATCGCGGCGGGCCTGCCGCTGCTGGTCGCGCTGGCCGGCCTCGGTGCGGGCACCGGGCTGATCACCCTGCTGTCGGCCGTCACCGACATCAGCGGGATCGCGCCGACCGTGGCGTCGATGGTGGGGCTGGGCGTCGGCATCGACTACGCGCTGCTGCTGGTCTCCCGGCACGTGGAGGGCCTGCGCCGGGGCCTGGACGCCCGGGCGGCGGCGGCCGAGGCGAACGCCACGGCCGGCTCCTCGGTGGTGGTGGCGGGGGCCACCGTGCTGGTCTCGCTGTTCGGCCTGAAGCTGGCGGGCCTGTCGGTGTACGCCTCGTTCGGCTACGCGACCTTCGCCACCGTCGGCGCCGTGATGGCGGCCGCGCTCACCCTGGTGCCCGCGCTGGCGGCGCTCGCCGGGCCGCGCCTGCTGCGCCGCGCCGAACGCCGGGCCCCCGCCGCCCCCGCCGCGCCCGCCGCTGCCGGGGGCGCGGGCGCCCGGCCCGGCCCGACCCGGACCGAGCGCTGGGCCCGCCTGGTGGGCCGCCGCCCGGTGGCCGCGGCCGTCCTCTCGCTGGCGGTGCTGCTCGGCCTGGCCGCGCCGATGCTCGGCATGCGCACCTGGCCGCAGGACGCGGGCAGCCAGGCGTCCGGCAACACCACCCGCAAGGCGTACGACCTGATCGCCGGGGCGTACGGCCCGGGCGCGAACGGGCCGCTGCTGCTGGCCGTCGACCTGCGGAAGCTGCCGGAGTCCGAACTGCCCGCGCTGGAGGGGCGGATGGCGGCCGACCCGGGGGTCGCCGCGGTCCAGCCGGCCCGGTTCAACGCGGCCCGGGACGCGGCCGTGATCAGCGTGCAGCCGACCACCGGCCCGCAGGACCGGGCGACCGCGAAGCTGCTGCAGCGGCTGCGCGGCGGCGGCGGACTCCCGACGGGGGTCGAGGCCACCGGCACGGTCGCCGCGTTCTCCGACATCTCCGACCGGCTCTCGCAGCGGCTGTGGGTGGTGGTCCCGTTCGTGGTGGCGCTCTCGCTGATCCTGCTGACCGTGCTGTTCCGGGCGCCGGTGATCGCGGTCAAGGCCGCCGCGATGAACCTGCTGTCGGTGGCCGCCGCGTACGGCGTGATGACGGCGGTCTTCCAGCACGACGCGAGCGCCGGGTTGCTGGGGCTGCCGCACGCGGTGCCGGTCTCCAGCTGGGTGCCGATCCTGATGTTCACCGTCCTGTTCGGCCTGTCGATGGACTACGAGGTGTTCCTGCTCTCCCGGGTCCGCGAGGACTGGCTGGCCACCGGCGACGCGCGCGGCAGCGTGGTGCGCGGGCTGTCCTCCACCGGGCGGGTGATCAGCAGCGCCGCCGCGATCATGGTGGCGGTCTTCACCGGCTTCGCCATCGACCCCGACATCACCGTCAAGATGATCGGCGTGGGCATGGCCGCGGCCGTCCTGGTGGACGCCACCGTGGTCCGGATGGTCCTGGTGCCCGCCACCATGACCCTGCTCGGCCACCGCAACTGGTGGCTGCCCGGCTGGCTGGACCGCCTGCTCCCCGAACTGCGGGTCGAACCCGGCGAGGCCCCCGCCCCCGTCCCGCAACCGGTCCCCGCCTGA
- a CDS encoding BTAD domain-containing putative transcriptional regulator, protein MVRITVLGTLTAQVAGAAARLGGPRQRGVLAHLLVARGTAVPAGRLIDDLWDGRPPAKAAASLQAYVSNLRRLLEPGRGPRQEARLLVSEAGGYALRGIRTDARDFEDLLAAAARTGGAEPLRQALALWQGPAYHEFADRPWAAPEAARLEELRTTARESAVEADLAAGRPGPAAQDAAALVEDHPLREQAWRLLALALWHGGRQADALAAIRRARGYFATELGLDPGPLLTAVESAILHQRTEELTPRQAGSVGGAVARTGAGGASPVDASGPVDGSGPASRPERPGRAEPGTDGRPQVFVGREEELAALRGAAARARGAAAFALVSGEAGAGKSTLLGRLREQLVADGWRVLTGRCPESAGAPAAWAWTEVLRELARHEPATATDPLLAPLLAAAEEPAHRQDPLSGRFRLHRAVVARLHAAAGAAPLAVLLDDLHAADPETRELLGELAADRASFGAGGGLLLVAALRPGEGELADVLATLARRSPVRVPLGGLAEPDAGRLIEAVCAAPVRPETVRALAERTGGNPFYLAESAQLLALEDESTALRQVPQGVRDVLRRRFERLPAPAVDLLRLAAVAGRESDVDLLLRAGEQDEETATEAVEAAVAGGLLLEPRPGTVRFAHVLVRDTLYADLGGLRRARLHGRIGHALHDLRPGELTALAHHFTQAATTATAALAVDHCVRAAEAAERRYAHPSAVSLLRQAVDNLERAAEQPGEDRTARRIELLGALLRAQVRAGQVTAAIATKDRALRTARESGREELLIAAWTAWTEPTPWVTHPYGVFDREAVDQLTRLLRRTDLPPVTRCRLLDALTQELDCVDSAQLADAGAEAVAIARAEGDPRLLCLALTARARACDYELASAERGRTAAELAALAAEHDLPAYRWQAEHLAATAAAARADLPALRRHLVAGEEIAHRYGLAELADVALFQRGMLELVADRIDAATALYDRGLAGLHARASLHAGGLGALIRVVIAHRQGRLAEILPLIEEHRAQYGHLIADVTALALLAAGHGPDEARRARGERREIQADYFRSLFLQLRADLVIALDEREEAAELLDQLRPLAHLVAGAASTSIAARPIALTLGDLARHLGRPAEAAAHFRQAHEIAHRWEAPGWAAEALAGLASLASPQD, encoded by the coding sequence ATGGTGCGGATCACTGTGCTCGGGACACTGACGGCGCAAGTGGCGGGGGCCGCCGCCCGGTTGGGAGGCCCGCGCCAGCGCGGCGTGCTCGCCCACCTGCTGGTCGCCCGCGGCACCGCCGTCCCCGCCGGCCGGCTGATCGACGACCTGTGGGACGGCCGCCCGCCCGCCAAGGCCGCCGCCTCCCTCCAGGCGTACGTCTCCAACCTGCGCCGCCTGCTGGAACCCGGCCGCGGCCCCCGCCAGGAGGCCCGGCTGCTGGTCAGCGAGGCCGGCGGCTACGCGTTGCGCGGCATCCGCACCGACGCCCGGGACTTCGAGGACCTGCTCGCCGCGGCCGCCCGGACCGGCGGGGCCGAACCCCTCCGGCAGGCGCTCGCCCTCTGGCAGGGACCGGCCTACCACGAGTTCGCCGACCGCCCCTGGGCCGCCCCCGAAGCCGCCCGCCTCGAAGAACTCCGCACCACCGCAAGGGAATCAGCCGTCGAGGCCGACCTCGCCGCCGGCCGCCCCGGCCCCGCCGCGCAGGACGCCGCCGCCCTGGTCGAGGACCACCCCCTGCGCGAACAGGCCTGGCGGCTGCTCGCCCTCGCCCTCTGGCACGGCGGCCGCCAGGCCGACGCACTCGCCGCGATCCGCCGCGCCCGCGGCTACTTCGCCACCGAACTCGGCCTCGACCCGGGGCCGCTGCTCACCGCCGTCGAGTCCGCGATCCTGCACCAGCGCACCGAGGAGCTGACGCCCCGTCAGGCCGGTTCGGTGGGCGGGGCGGTGGCCCGTACCGGCGCGGGCGGGGCGAGCCCGGTGGACGCTTCCGGTCCGGTGGACGGTTCCGGCCCGGCCTCGCGGCCGGAGCGCCCCGGCCGCGCCGAGCCCGGCACCGACGGCCGCCCGCAGGTGTTCGTCGGGCGGGAGGAGGAGCTGGCCGCCCTGCGGGGTGCGGCGGCGCGGGCCCGCGGTGCGGCGGCGTTCGCGCTGGTCAGCGGAGAGGCCGGGGCCGGGAAGTCCACGCTGCTGGGGCGGTTGCGCGAGCAGCTGGTGGCGGACGGCTGGCGGGTGCTGACGGGGCGCTGTCCGGAGAGCGCGGGCGCCCCCGCGGCCTGGGCGTGGACCGAGGTGCTGCGCGAGCTGGCCCGGCACGAACCGGCCACCGCCACCGACCCGTTGCTGGCCCCGCTGCTCGCCGCCGCGGAGGAGCCGGCGCACCGCCAGGACCCGCTGTCGGGCCGGTTCCGGCTGCACCGGGCGGTGGTCGCCCGGCTGCACGCCGCCGCCGGGGCGGCGCCGCTCGCCGTCCTGCTGGACGACCTGCACGCCGCCGACCCGGAAACCCGGGAACTGCTGGGCGAGTTGGCCGCCGACCGGGCGTCCTTCGGTGCGGGCGGCGGCCTGCTGCTGGTGGCCGCGCTGCGCCCGGGCGAGGGCGAACTCGCCGACGTGCTGGCCACGTTGGCCCGCCGCTCGCCGGTCCGGGTGCCGCTCGGCGGGCTCGCCGAGCCGGACGCCGGCCGGCTGATCGAGGCGGTGTGCGCGGCCCCGGTCCGCCCCGAGACCGTCCGGGCGCTGGCCGAACGCACCGGCGGCAACCCGTTCTACCTCGCCGAGAGCGCCCAACTCCTCGCGCTGGAGGACGAGTCGACCGCGCTGCGGCAGGTCCCGCAGGGCGTCCGGGACGTGCTGCGCCGCCGGTTCGAGCGGCTGCCCGCCCCCGCCGTCGACCTGCTGCGGCTGGCCGCCGTGGCCGGCCGGGAGAGCGACGTCGACCTGCTGCTGCGAGCCGGCGAACAGGACGAGGAGACCGCCACCGAGGCCGTCGAGGCCGCCGTCGCGGGCGGCCTGCTGCTCGAACCCCGGCCCGGCACCGTCCGGTTCGCGCACGTGCTGGTCCGCGACACCCTGTACGCCGACCTCGGCGGCCTGCGCCGGGCCCGCCTGCACGGCCGGATCGGCCACGCCCTGCACGACCTGCGCCCCGGCGAACTCACCGCGCTGGCCCACCACTTCACCCAGGCCGCGACCACCGCCACCGCCGCCCTCGCGGTCGACCACTGCGTCCGCGCCGCCGAGGCCGCCGAACGCCGCTACGCCCACCCCAGCGCCGTCAGCCTGCTCCGGCAGGCCGTCGACAACCTCGAACGGGCCGCCGAACAGCCCGGCGAGGACCGCACCGCCCGCCGGATCGAGTTGCTCGGCGCCCTGCTGCGGGCCCAGGTCCGGGCCGGCCAGGTCACCGCCGCCATCGCCACCAAGGACCGGGCGCTGCGGACCGCCCGGGAGAGCGGCCGCGAGGAACTCCTGATCGCCGCCTGGACCGCCTGGACCGAACCCACCCCCTGGGTCACCCACCCCTACGGCGTCTTCGACCGGGAAGCCGTCGACCAGCTCACCCGGCTGCTGCGCCGCACCGACCTGCCGCCCGTCACCCGCTGCCGCCTCCTCGACGCCCTCACCCAGGAACTCGACTGCGTCGACTCGGCCCAACTCGCCGACGCCGGAGCCGAAGCCGTGGCGATCGCCCGCGCCGAGGGCGACCCGCGCCTGCTCTGCCTCGCCCTCACCGCCCGGGCCCGGGCCTGCGACTACGAACTGGCCTCCGCCGAACGGGGCCGCACCGCCGCCGAACTCGCCGCGCTGGCCGCCGAACACGACCTGCCCGCCTACCGCTGGCAGGCCGAACACCTCGCCGCCACCGCGGCCGCCGCCCGCGCCGACCTGCCCGCGCTGCGCCGCCACCTCGTCGCGGGCGAGGAGATCGCGCACCGCTACGGGCTGGCCGAACTCGCCGACGTCGCCCTGTTCCAGCGCGGCATGCTGGAACTCGTCGCCGACCGGATCGACGCGGCCACCGCCCTCTACGACCGGGGCCTGGCCGGGCTGCACGCCCGCGCCTCGCTGCACGCCGGCGGCCTGGGCGCGCTGATCCGGGTGGTGATCGCCCACCGGCAGGGCCGGCTGGCCGAGATCCTCCCGCTGATCGAGGAGCACCGCGCCCAGTACGGCCACCTGATCGCCGACGTCACCGCCCTCGCCCTGCTCGCCGCCGGCCACGGCCCGGACGAGGCCCGCCGGGCCCGGGGCGAACGCCGCGAGATCCAGGCCGACTACTTCCGCTCGCTCTTCCTGCAGCTGCGCGCCGACCTGGTCATCGCCCTGGACGAACGCGAGGAGGCCGCCGAACTCCTCGACCAGCTCCGCCCGTTGGCCCACCTGGTCGCGGGCGCCGCCTCCACCTCGATCGCCGCCCGACCGATCGCCCTCACCCTGGGCGACCTCGCCCGCCACCTGGGCCGCCCCGCCGAGGCCGCCGCCCACTTCCGGCAGGCCCACGAGATCGCCCACCGCTGGGAGGCCCCCGGCTGGGCGGCCGAGGCCCTGGCGGGGCTGGCATCCCTGGCCTCCCCGCAGGACTGA